ATCGGGGTATCCAACGACATGTGGGTGGGTGTGAGCGCCAGCAGTTCGTCCACTTTTTCAGGGGTCAGACCCGTCGCTTCCGCCAGTTCCGCCGTGGTCGGTGCCCGCCCCAACTCTTGGGTCAGCCGTTGCGTCGCCGCCATCACCTGCGCCAACGACTCTACGAGATGGAAGGGCACATGGATCAACCGACTCTGCTCGGCGATGGCGCGGACGATGTATTGGCGAATCCACCACACTGCGTAACTGCTGAAGCGCATCCCTTTCCGCCAATCGTAGCGGTCTACGGCACGGATCAACCCCAAGCACCCCTCTTGCACCAAGTCCTCTAAGGGAATGAGGGAACGCTTGGCGAACTCCATCGCCACGCTGACGACTAACCGCAAATTGCCCTCTATCAACTGCTCCCGCGCTTCCATATCGCCGGCGCGGGCGCGCCGAATCAATGCCGATTCTTCGTGGACGGAGAGCGCGCGTTTCCAGCGCAGCGATTGGAAAAGCACTTGTAGCGACGAAGGGATTGACTCCTTTTCACCGTCTTCAACGGGCTCAGTGTCCGCAGGTTCATCCCATCCGTCCCATGCGGCGTCGTCCCTCTCTTCGTCGGTGGCGCCCTCTTCGTCCGCGGCGGTGTCCGGGTCACCGAGGACGGTCACGCCTTCGTCGTGCAACCACTCCATGACGGTT
The genomic region above belongs to bacterium HR17 and contains:
- the sigA gene encoding RNA polymerase sigma factor SigA: MPLPPEAFDHPELQVLWAMAQETRAVFFNDVKAAAEAVGESVETVMEWLHDEGVTVLGDPDTAADEEGATDEERDDAAWDGWDEPADTEPVEDGEKESIPSSLQVLFQSLRWKRALSVHEESALIRRARAGDMEAREQLIEGNLRLVVSVAMEFAKRSLIPLEDLVQEGCLGLIRAVDRYDWRKGMRFSSYAVWWIRQYIVRAIAEQSRLIHVPFHLVESLAQVMAATQRLTQELGRAPTTAELAEATGLTPEKVDELLALTPTHMSLDTPIDDEEQLVLEDTIPDPNMASPEDAYWRAYARERLRAFLEAHLTEREWQVLQLRFGLTGDRTYTLDEIGRMLKITGEAVRQIERRALEKLRHPRYRRMLERLAELMA